A stretch of the Methanomicrobia archaeon genome encodes the following:
- a CDS encoding ABC transporter ATP-binding protein, which produces MGALLRIQGLCKRYELSNIGKELVALDNVSFEMEKGETLGIIGRSGAGKTTLLRMLRGYELFDDGVIELDGVSVTRDSPYADFRMLREKTAFHLQRSFSLYSSSVIDNVIRRLRAKQVGYEELPEFEDEYEELKEEAFKILDLVGLRDKWNHLFPILSGGDKQRVLLARQLAKEPALLLLDEPGTMSDPITRKYLLESLKRVKERTDLSMLLVSHMPDVHRTLCDRVLMMEKGRIVEGGDTESIIEKFLAPLEPVKPLAPIKDEKHTMVWIDGAWKKYDLITSSTLMRTIEMQDINIKIPKGDILGVIGPSAMGKTVLMRLLGGFEKPDNGHILIRIGTVDFANIAEYGERSIEARSKLGIIHQEFALPPYQLVQDLFAQKIGLKKFELVKQAMEKAKEYGISDVTLDVLLRLADMPEDEAKGRLNELGLDLDILDALFPRLPLEETLKAAKPYLKAVNLPEDILMRFVSEMSMGEEIRLAIAALLASNCEILLLDEPFGDIDPISLRIVTNALKELNREFDTTILVVSHQLDIIRELAHEAILIDEGNLVMRGDADTVCDTFMDLKYKELE; this is translated from the coding sequence ATGGGGGCATTATTACGTATTCAGGGGCTTTGTAAGCGATATGAGCTATCAAACATAGGAAAGGAGTTAGTAGCGCTCGATAACGTGTCGTTCGAGATGGAGAAGGGCGAGACTCTGGGGATAATAGGGCGGAGCGGCGCAGGTAAGACAACGTTGCTTCGTATGCTTCGTGGCTACGAGCTATTTGACGATGGTGTTATCGAGCTCGATGGTGTGAGCGTAACGCGAGACTCACCCTATGCAGATTTCCGAATGCTTCGCGAGAAGACCGCGTTTCATCTTCAGCGCTCGTTCTCGCTTTATAGTAGTTCCGTAATTGACAATGTAATAAGACGACTGAGAGCGAAACAGGTAGGTTATGAAGAGCTCCCGGAGTTTGAGGACGAATACGAGGAGTTGAAAGAGGAGGCGTTTAAAATCCTTGATCTCGTGGGACTGCGAGACAAATGGAATCATCTCTTCCCGATCTTGAGTGGTGGAGACAAGCAGCGGGTTTTGCTCGCCCGTCAGCTTGCGAAAGAGCCCGCATTATTACTGCTTGACGAGCCCGGCACGATGTCCGACCCAATCACACGGAAATATCTGCTTGAGAGTTTGAAACGGGTGAAAGAGCGAACGGATTTGAGCATGTTGCTCGTCTCGCATATGCCGGACGTGCACAGAACTCTTTGCGATCGCGTGCTCATGATGGAGAAGGGACGAATCGTAGAGGGTGGAGATACGGAAAGTATAATCGAGAAGTTCTTAGCGCCGCTTGAGCCGGTAAAACCGCTAGCTCCGATAAAAGATGAGAAGCACACGATGGTCTGGATCGACGGTGCCTGGAAGAAATACGATCTCATCACCTCCAGCACATTGATGCGAACGATTGAGATGCAAGATATTAATATCAAGATTCCGAAGGGCGACATACTGGGAGTAATAGGTCCTTCTGCAATGGGTAAGACCGTATTGATGCGGTTACTGGGCGGCTTCGAGAAGCCGGATAATGGCCATATTCTGATAAGGATCGGGACGGTGGACTTTGCTAATATCGCGGAATACGGTGAACGGTCGATAGAGGCGCGGAGCAAATTGGGCATTATTCATCAGGAGTTCGCATTACCACCGTACCAGCTCGTTCAGGACCTCTTTGCGCAGAAGATAGGGCTGAAGAAGTTCGAGCTGGTAAAGCAGGCGATGGAGAAGGCGAAGGAATACGGGATAAGTGACGTCACACTTGACGTGCTGTTACGACTCGCGGACATGCCAGAGGACGAGGCGAAGGGCAGATTAAACGAGTTAGGGCTTGATCTGGATATATTGGATGCGTTGTTCCCGCGGTTACCATTGGAAGAGACGTTAAAAGCGGCCAAGCCGTACCTTAAAGCGGTGAACTTGCCTGAGGACATATTAATGCGGTTCGTTTCGGAAATGAGCATGGGAGAAGAGATAAGACTAGCAATTGCCGCTCTTTTAGCTTCTAACTGTGAGATTCTGCTCTTAGATGAGCCTTTTGGCGACATTGACCCGATTTCACTGCGTATTGTAACGAATGCGCTGAAGGAGTTGAATCGCGAGTTCGACACGACCATACTGGTGGTGAGTCATCAGCTTGACATCATCAGAGAGCTGGCACACGAAGCGATCTTGATAGACGAGGGAAACTTGGTGATGCGCGGCGATGCCGATACGGTCTGTGACACATTCATGGATCTAAAGTATAAAGAGCTGGAATGA